A genomic stretch from Falco cherrug isolate bFalChe1 chromosome 1, bFalChe1.pri, whole genome shotgun sequence includes:
- the NOG gene encoding noggin, with translation MDHSQCLVTIYALVVLLGLRLEQGACQHYLHIRPAPSDNLPLVDLIEHPDPIFDPKEKDLNETLLRNLMGGHFDPNFMAISLPEDRLGVDDLAELDLLLRQRPSGAMPSEIKGLEFYDGLQPGKKHRLSKKLRRKLQMWLWSQTFCPVLYTWNDLGSRFWPRYVKVGSCYSKRSCSVPEGMVCKPAKSVHLTILRWRCQRRGGQRCTWIPIQYPIISECKCSC, from the coding sequence ATGGATCATTCCCAGTGCCTGGTGACTATATACGCCTTGGTGGTTCTGCTGGGTCTCCGGCTAGAGCAGGGCGCCTGCCAGCACTATCTGCACATCCGACCGGCTCCCAGCGACAACTTGCCCTTGGTGGATCTAATCGAGCACCCGGACCCTATCTTTGACCCCAAGGAGAAGGATCTTAACGAGACCTTGCTAAGGAACCTCATGGGCGGACACTTCGACCCAAACTTTATGGCTATTTCCTTGCCCGAGGACCGGCTGGGAGTGGACGATCTAGCTGAGCTGGACTTGCTGCTCAGGCAGAGACCCTCGGGAGCGATGCCCAGCGAAATCAAAGGGCTGGAGTTTTACGACGGGCTGCAGCCGGGCAAGAAGCACAGGCTGAGCAAGAAGCTGCgcaggaagctgcagatgtgGCTCTGGTCCCAGACCTTCTGCCCGGTCCTATACACGTGGAACGATCTCGGCAGCCGCTTTTGGCCCCGGTACGTCAAAGTGGGCAGCTGCTACAGTAAAAGGTCTTGTTCAGTCCCAGAAGGCATGGTTTGCAAACCTGCCAAGTCCGTGCATTTAACGATCCTGAGGTGGAGGTGCCAGCGCCGGGGAGGGCAGAGGTGCACATGGATACCCATCCAGTACCCCATCATTTCGGAGTGCAAGTGCTCCTGCTAG